One window of the Herbiconiux sp. L3-i23 genome contains the following:
- the lspA gene encoding signal peptidase II, translated as MASPDQSGSDRNADDLATPGGRKAVRGLDGRVLILLAAVAVVVYAFDQLSKIWVVSTLEPGVAVPVIGELLEFRFVRNPGAAFSLASGSTWIFSIVAASVAVFIVWFARRIRSLAWGTLFGLLLGGTVGNLTDRLFREPGFGTGHVVDFLTIWGFPAIFNIADVAIVSSMGLFILLTLRGVGLDGSRSSARRKESPSDSGRPDEGTAPRVTPDSV; from the coding sequence TTGGCCAGTCCTGATCAGAGCGGTTCCGACCGCAACGCCGACGACCTCGCGACCCCCGGCGGCAGGAAAGCGGTGCGCGGCCTCGACGGCCGCGTGCTGATCCTGCTCGCCGCGGTCGCGGTGGTCGTCTACGCGTTCGATCAGCTGAGCAAGATCTGGGTCGTCAGCACCCTCGAGCCGGGTGTCGCGGTGCCCGTCATCGGCGAACTGCTCGAGTTCCGGTTCGTCCGCAACCCTGGCGCGGCCTTCTCGCTCGCGAGCGGGTCCACCTGGATCTTCTCGATCGTCGCCGCGTCGGTCGCCGTGTTCATCGTCTGGTTCGCCAGGCGCATCCGGTCGCTGGCGTGGGGCACCCTCTTCGGGCTGCTCCTCGGCGGAACGGTCGGCAACCTCACCGACCGGCTGTTCCGCGAGCCGGGTTTCGGCACCGGCCACGTCGTCGACTTCCTCACCATCTGGGGTTTCCCGGCGATCTTCAACATCGCCGACGTCGCCATCGTGTCGAGCATGGGACTGTTCATCCTGCTCACGCTCCGCGGAGTGGGGCTCGACGGTAGCCGCTCGTCGGCCCGTCGCAAGGAGTCCCCGTCGGACAGCGGTCGTCCCGACGAGGGCACCGCGCCCCGCGTCACGCCCGACTCGGTCTGA
- a CDS encoding RluA family pseudouridine synthase, with the protein MVSSRSMPVPDGLNDSRVDAGLAKLLGFSRTLAAEVAEQGGVLLDGRPLGKSDRLRAGGWLEVTWTERSAPQIEPIPVPDLRIVHDDDDIVVVDKPVGVAAHPSPGWSGPTVVGALAAAGYRISTSGAAERAGVVHRLDAGTSGLMVVAKSEHAYTVLKRAFKEREVEKIYHAVVQGHPDPFEGTIDAPIGRHPRSDWKFAVTADGKPSVTHYETLEAYPSATLLEIHLETGRTHQIRVHMAAQRHPCVGDAMYGADPVLSERLGLTRQWLHAMRLGFRHPSTGEWVSFESVYPADLQHALDILDS; encoded by the coding sequence ATGGTCAGTAGCCGCAGCATGCCCGTCCCCGACGGGCTGAACGACTCGCGTGTCGATGCCGGGCTCGCGAAGCTCCTCGGCTTCTCGCGGACGCTCGCCGCCGAGGTCGCCGAACAGGGCGGAGTGCTCCTCGACGGTCGTCCGCTCGGCAAGTCCGACCGGCTCCGCGCCGGCGGCTGGCTCGAGGTGACCTGGACCGAGCGGTCGGCGCCGCAGATCGAGCCGATCCCCGTCCCCGACCTGCGCATCGTCCACGACGACGACGACATCGTGGTGGTCGACAAGCCGGTCGGTGTGGCCGCGCATCCGTCACCCGGCTGGAGCGGACCGACCGTGGTCGGCGCCCTCGCCGCGGCGGGGTACCGCATCAGCACCTCGGGCGCCGCGGAGCGGGCAGGTGTCGTCCATCGCCTCGACGCCGGGACGAGCGGCCTGATGGTCGTCGCGAAGAGCGAGCACGCGTACACGGTGTTGAAACGGGCGTTCAAGGAGCGCGAGGTCGAGAAGATCTACCACGCCGTGGTGCAGGGGCACCCCGATCCGTTCGAGGGCACCATCGACGCCCCGATCGGCCGGCACCCGCGCTCGGATTGGAAGTTCGCGGTGACCGCCGACGGCAAACCGTCGGTGACGCACTACGAGACTCTCGAGGCGTACCCCTCGGCGACACTGCTCGAGATCCACCTCGAGACGGGGCGCACGCATCAGATCCGTGTGCACATGGCCGCGCAGCGGCACCCGTGCGTCGGCGACGCGATGTACGGCGCCGACCCGGTGCTCTCGGAGCGGCTCGGACTGACGAGGCAGTGGCTGCACGCGATGCGCCTCGGTTTCCGCCACCCGTCGACGGGGGAGTGGGTGTCGTTCGAGAGCGTGTACCCGGCGGACCTGCAGCACGCCCTCGACATCCTCGACTCCTGA
- a CDS encoding GNAT family N-acetyltransferase, with amino-acid sequence MVIEVRPADVFDDVAQVLGPKRPDANVCWCLSYRVDSRTNRELVGPARGERVRELCAAVPAPGVLAYDGDEPVGWAGVAPRAELNSFAKSRRIPHVDDLPVWTVWCIRVRPGHRGEGISHALLEGATAFARAGGAPAIEGYPVDNEGEKVDLTMAYVGTRGLFEKAGFRKAADTESVLAGFPRVVMRLDLR; translated from the coding sequence ATGGTCATCGAGGTCCGGCCCGCCGACGTCTTCGACGACGTCGCCCAGGTGTTGGGGCCGAAACGGCCCGACGCGAACGTGTGCTGGTGTCTCAGTTATCGCGTCGACTCGCGCACCAACCGCGAGCTCGTCGGGCCGGCGCGGGGCGAGAGGGTGCGCGAGCTGTGCGCCGCCGTTCCCGCTCCGGGGGTGCTCGCCTACGACGGCGACGAGCCGGTCGGGTGGGCGGGGGTCGCGCCGCGTGCGGAGCTGAACAGCTTCGCGAAGAGCAGGCGCATCCCGCACGTCGACGACCTGCCGGTGTGGACCGTGTGGTGCATCCGAGTGCGGCCCGGACACCGCGGCGAGGGCATCAGCCACGCGCTCCTCGAGGGGGCGACGGCCTTCGCCCGCGCGGGCGGGGCGCCGGCGATCGAGGGCTACCCGGTCGACAACGAGGGCGAGAAGGTCGACCTCACCATGGCGTACGTCGGAACCCGCGGCCTGTTCGAGAAGGCCGGTTTCCGCAAGGCGGCCGACACCGAATCGGTGCTCGCCGGCTTCCCGAGAGTGGTGATGCGACTCGACCTCCGATGA